Proteins from a single region of Lampris incognitus isolate fLamInc1 chromosome 16, fLamInc1.hap2, whole genome shotgun sequence:
- the gjb3 gene encoding gap junction protein beta 3, with translation MDWKTFQALLSGVNKYSTAFGRIWLSVVFVFRVMVYVVAAERVWGDEQKDFDCNTKQPGCANVCYDFFFPISHIRLWALQLIFVTCPSFMVVMHVAYRDDRERKYRAKHGDDTKLYNNTGKKHGGLWWTYLLSLFVKTGIEVAFLYILHHIYDSFYLPRLVKCEVAPCPNQVDCYIGHPTEKKVFTYFMVGASALCIVLNICEIIYLISKRFVRIANKVKRRHRKMTVHSNDYNNEPCNDCNRSQLKLDQRERPPSLKLSHNSAYRLSTLKHKEAMRASAPNLSFAP, from the coding sequence ATGGACTGGAAGACCTTCCAAGCCCTCCTCAGCGGGGTGAACAAGTACTCCACAGCATTTGGTCGGATATGGCTGTCGGTGGTGTTTGTGTTCAGGGTGATGGTGtacgtggtggcggcggagcgagTGTGGGGTGATGAGCAGAAAGACTTTGATTGCAATACCAAGCAGCCCGGCTGTGCCAATGTCTGCTATGATTTCTTCTTCCCCATCTCCCACATCCGCCTGTGGGCTCTACAGCTCATCTTTGTCACCTGCCCCTCCTTCATGGTGGTCATGCATGTGGCGTACCGTGACGACCGTGAGCGTAAGTACCGTGCCAAGCACGGCGATGATACAAAGCTTTACAACAACACGGGCAAGAAGCATGGCGGCCTGTGGTGGACCTACCTGCTCAGCCTCTTCGTCAAGACTGGCATCGAGGTCGCCTTCCTCTACATCCTCCATCACATCTACGACAGCTTCTACCTGCCCCGGCTCGTCAAGTGTGAGGTGGCGCCTTGCCCAAACCAGGTGGACTGCTACATCGGTCATCCCACTGAGAAGAAGGTTTTCACCTACTTCATGGTTGGTGCTTCAGCCCTCTGCATTGTGCTTAACATCTGTGAGATCATATATCTCATCTCCAAGCGTTTTGTGCGCATTGCAAATAAGGTCAAAAGGCGCCATCGCAAAATGACTGTACATAGTAACGACTACAATAACGAACCTTGCAATGATTGTAATAGATCTCAGTTAAAACTGGACCAGAGGGAAAGACCCCCATCCCTAAAGCTCTCCCACAATTCAGCTTACAGGCTATCAACCCTCAAACATAAGGAGGCGATGCGGGCCTCTGCCCCAAACCTGTCCTTTGCCCCATGA
- the LOC130126238 gene encoding gap junction beta-4 protein-like: protein MNWAFLQGLISGVNKYSTAFGRVWLSIVFLFRVMVFVVAAEKVWGDEQKDFKCNTAQPGCHNVCYDYFFPVSHVRLWALQLIFVTCPSLLVVMHVAYREDRERKNRLKHGENCHRLYQNTGKKRGGLWWTYVLTLIFKIAVDATFVYLLYYMYEGYDFPSLIKCEQKPCPNKVDCFIARPTEKRIFTIFMVVTSLACILLSLFEILYLVGKRCFECFTTIHHSPQMMTTAMTNSVPNGKTVNLVESSTLRLASKNTPETPAPSYSVAIS from the coding sequence ATGAACTGGGCATTCCTCCAGGGCCTCATCAGCGGAGTGAACAAATACTCCACAGCCTTCGGCCGCGTCTGGCTCTCTATTGTTTTCCTCTTCAGGGTGATGGTGTTTGTGGTGGCTGCCGAGAAGGTATGGGGCGACGAGCAGAAGGACTTCAAGTGCAACACGGCTCAGCCAGGCTGCCACAACGTCTGCTACGACTACTTCTTCCCCGTGTCCCATGTGCGGCTGTGGGCCCTGCAGCTCATCTTTGTCACCTGTCCCTCACTCCTGGTGGTGATGCACGTAGCATACAGAGAAGACCGGGAACGGAAAAACCGCCTCAAGCACGGGGAGAACTGCCACCGCCTCTACCAGAACACCGGTAAGAAACGTGGAGGTCTGTGGTGGACCTATGTTCTCACCCTGATCTTCAAAATCGCCGTGGATGCCACCTTTGTCTACTTGCTGTACTATATGTACGAGGGCTACGACTTTCCCTCGCTCATCAAGTGTGAACAGAAGCCATGTCCAAATAAGGTGGACTGCTTCATCGCGAGGCCGACCGAGAAAAGAATCTTCACTATCTTCATGGTGGTCACCAGCCTGGCCTGCATCCTCCTCTCCTTGTTTGAGATCCTCTACTTGGTGGGCAAGCGCTGCTTCGAGTGCTTTACCACCATCCATCACTCACCACAGATGATGACTACAGCCATGACCAATTCAGTGCCCAATGGCAAGACTGTGAATCTGGTAGAGTCAAGCACTCTAAGACTGGCAAGCAAAAATACCCCTGAAACCCCTGCACCCTCATACAGTGTCGCCATATCTTGA
- the ppie gene encoding peptidyl-prolyl cis-trans isomerase E isoform X2: protein MNESELFGRTIRVNIAKPMRIKEGSSRPVWSEDDWLKKFSGKTTETDEVEESAGEAASTATQEGEPPAKRGRVNPQVYMDIKIGNKPAGRLRFLLRADIVPMTAENFRCLCTHEKGFGFKGSSFHRIIPQFMCQGGDFTNHNGTGGKSIYGRKFDDENFVLKHTAAGQLSMANSGPNSNGSQFFITNDKTDWLDGKHVVFGELMEGMDVVRTMEAQGTKDGKPKQKVIISDCGEYV, encoded by the exons ATG AATGAATCTGAGCTTTTCGGGCGAACAATCCGGGTCAACATCGCCAAACCTATGAGAATCAAAGAGGGCTCCTCTCGTCCAG TGTGGTCAGAAGATGACTGGCTTAAGAAGTTCTCAGGGAAAACCACAGAAACTGATGAGGTGGAGGAGTCAGCTGGAGAAGCAGCTAGTACAGCAACACAAGAG GGCGAGCCCCCGGCTAAGAGGGGCCGTGTCAACCCCCAGGTCTACATGGACATCAAGATTGGTAACAAGCCAGCAGGGAGACTGCGTTTCCTCCTCCGGGCTGACATTGTTCCCATGACAGCAG AGAATTTCCGCTGCTTGTGCACACATGAGAAGGGTTTTGGATTCAAGGGCAGCAGCTTCCACCGCATTATCCCTCAGTTCATGTGTCAGGGAGGCGACTTCACCAACCACAATGGTACTGGTGGCAAGTCAATCTATGGCCGCAAGTTTGATGATGAGAACTTCGTCCTCAAACACACTGCTGCAG GACAGCTTTCCATGGCTAACTCTGGGCCAAACAGTAATGGTTCCCAGTTCTTCATAACAAATGACAAAACAGACTGGCTGGATGGAAAACATGTGGTGTTTGGCGAGCTAATGGAGGGTATGGATGTAGTCCGCACAATGGAG GCTCAAGGAACAAAAGATGGCAAGCCAAAGCAGAAAGTGATCATCTCAGACTGTGGAGAATATGTGTGA
- the ppie gene encoding peptidyl-prolyl cis-trans isomerase E isoform X1: MASSKRVLYVGGLAEEVDEKVLHAAFIPFGDITDIQIPLDYETEKHRGFAFIEFELAEDAAAAIDNMNESELFGRTIRVNIAKPMRIKEGSSRPVWSEDDWLKKFSGKTTETDEVEESAGEAASTATQEGEPPAKRGRVNPQVYMDIKIGNKPAGRLRFLLRADIVPMTAENFRCLCTHEKGFGFKGSSFHRIIPQFMCQGGDFTNHNGTGGKSIYGRKFDDENFVLKHTAAGQLSMANSGPNSNGSQFFITNDKTDWLDGKHVVFGELMEGMDVVRTMEAQGTKDGKPKQKVIISDCGEYV, encoded by the exons ATGGCGTCAAGCAAACGAGTTCTTTATGTGG GTGGCCTGGCAGAGGAAGTGGACGAGAAGGTATTACACGCAGCATTCATTCCATTTGGAGATATTACAGACATTCAGATTCCGTTAGACTATGAAACAG AAAAGCACAGAGGATTTGCATTTATTGAATTTGAATTGGCAGAA GATGCCGCAGCTGCTATTGATAACATG AATGAATCTGAGCTTTTCGGGCGAACAATCCGGGTCAACATCGCCAAACCTATGAGAATCAAAGAGGGCTCCTCTCGTCCAG TGTGGTCAGAAGATGACTGGCTTAAGAAGTTCTCAGGGAAAACCACAGAAACTGATGAGGTGGAGGAGTCAGCTGGAGAAGCAGCTAGTACAGCAACACAAGAG GGCGAGCCCCCGGCTAAGAGGGGCCGTGTCAACCCCCAGGTCTACATGGACATCAAGATTGGTAACAAGCCAGCAGGGAGACTGCGTTTCCTCCTCCGGGCTGACATTGTTCCCATGACAGCAG AGAATTTCCGCTGCTTGTGCACACATGAGAAGGGTTTTGGATTCAAGGGCAGCAGCTTCCACCGCATTATCCCTCAGTTCATGTGTCAGGGAGGCGACTTCACCAACCACAATGGTACTGGTGGCAAGTCAATCTATGGCCGCAAGTTTGATGATGAGAACTTCGTCCTCAAACACACTGCTGCAG GACAGCTTTCCATGGCTAACTCTGGGCCAAACAGTAATGGTTCCCAGTTCTTCATAACAAATGACAAAACAGACTGGCTGGATGGAAAACATGTGGTGTTTGGCGAGCTAATGGAGGGTATGGATGTAGTCCGCACAATGGAG GCTCAAGGAACAAAAGATGGCAAGCCAAAGCAGAAAGTGATCATCTCAGACTGTGGAGAATATGTGTGA